The Coraliomargarita sinensis genomic sequence ATCGGATTCGCCCGGCTCGGACTGGTTGCTGCCGGACGGCTCGTCCGAAGGCTCCTCCTGGCCGGAAGGAGACTCGCTATCCTGCTCACCCTCCTGTTGTTCGCCGGACTGGCTCTCTTCGTTTTGTGGCTGCCCGGATTGCTCCTCCCCGCTTTGTTCTTGCTCGCCCGATTCGCCTTCCTGCGATTGCTGCTGCTTTTGTTCGTTCTCCTGTTCCGAGCCTTCCTCTTTCTGGTCTTCAGAGGCCTCGCTGTCCGAGGCATCCTGCTCATCGGATTGCTCTGAGTCCTGCTGCTCTTGTTCCTCCTGCTGCTGGTTTTCCTGCTCTTTTTGTTGCTCGAGGAATTGTTCGATGGTTTCGCGGACTTTGCGGGTCCGTTCCAAATCCTGGCGGATCGTGTTGTCGTTCGGATCGAGTTCGAGCGCGGATTCAAAAAGTTTTTCCGCGGAGCGAATTCGTTTCAACGCGCCCTCGGCGTCGCCCTGATCGTAATCGGCGCGCCCGAGTTGGTAGGTGGCGTGGCCCATGTTGTAGAGCGCGTCGCGCTGGAGCGAGCGGTCGTTGGTTTGCCGCATGGCCTCGGTGTAAAGTTCGTTGGCGGTGGCGTAATCACCCTCGGTGAGCGCGGTGTGGGCTTCGTTGTAGGGGGTGGCTTCGGCCGGGTTCGGCGAAACCATGAGAAGGGAGAGCAGTAGGAGTGCGGCCTGGCTGGCCCGGGGGCGGCGACTGCGGATGACAATCTCCAGAATCAGGAAGGCCAGGGCGGTGGTCAGGAGCCACTGAAAGCGCTCGATACGCACTTCCTGTAATTCCGATTCGCGCTCCTCGCGTGGTAAGGTGGCCAGCACGGAATCGTAGAGTGCTTCGAGCGAACTACCGCCCAGGCGGCTGTAGCTCCCCCCGGTGAGCTGGGCAATCTGCTGCAGGGTCGCTTCGTCAAGCTGGCTGCGCACAGGCTGGTCGTTGCGGTCACGGACGAACTCCTCGATCCCCTGCTCGTTGCGTATACGCAGGTATTCGCCCTGCGGGGTGCCGATACCGATGGTGAAAATTTGAATGCCATCTTCGGCGGCGGTACGGGCCGCTTCCAGGGCTTGCCCGCCGAGGTCTTCACCGTCGGTGAGCAGTACGACGACTTTGACATTGGTTTCCGAGGGGAAGGCTTTGGCGGCTTCCTCGATCGCTCTGCCAAGATCGCTGCCCCCGCGCGAAAGAATGGAAGGGTCGGTCGCATTCAGGCTCTCGCGGAAGGCGCCATAGTCCAAGGTGGGCGGCGTTTGTAGGAAGGCTTGGCCGGCAAAGGCCACCAGCCCGATGCGGTCGCTCTCCAGGCGGTCGATCAAATCGAGGATGGCGAGCTTGCCCCGCTCCAGTCGGGTCGGGCGCAGGTCGGTGGCCAGCATACTTTTCGAGCTGTCGAGGGCGAAGACGATGTCGAGGCCCCGGGCCTTGCGCTCTGACCATTCGACGCCATATTGCGGACGGGCGAGAGCCAGCCCGAGCAGGGATACGGCAGCCACGATAAGTGCCGACTTGAGCAAGCGCCGCTGGACGCTGGCTTTCTCCGTGAGCCGGTCGAGCAGGCGGGCTGCCGCGAACCGGCCGAGCAGTTGGCTGCGCTTGCGCCAGCCCAGCAGCACCAGGCTGATGCTGATCAGGGTAAGTACAGGCGTGAGTGCCAACCAGATGGGAGCTTCAAAGGTCATGGCAGGCGGTGATAGCGGGTGTTGCGGAGAATTTGTTCAAGTCCGAGTAGCACCAGCCCGGCGAGCGCGGGCCAAATGAAGAGTTCGGTAAAGCTGGCGTAGGAGCGCAACTCGATCTCGGTCGTTTCCAATTCGTCGATCTCATCGTAGATGCGTTCGAGGTCGCCATCTTCCGTGGCGCTGAAGAATTTGCCCCCGGTCATGGTGGCAATTTCGCGGAGCTCGGTTTCGTCAAAATTCGAGATGTCGCTGCGGCCGCGGTAAACCGGCTTGCCTTCCGCGTCGCGAACAACGCGGCCACTGCGATCGGTTTGTGGAACAGGGACACGGCCTTTCTTGCCGGTGGCGATCGTGTAGACTTTGACGCCGTAGGTCTTTGCTGCTTCCGCAGCGCCAATAGGCGAGAGGGTGCCGGCGTTGTTTTCGCCGTCCGTCAGTAGAATGACAATTCGGCTGCGGGCCTGATGATCCCGCAGGCGATTCACGCTGGCACCGAGGGCGGTGCCGATCGCGGTGCCACTGCCGTCGATCTCGCCCAGTTCCAGCCGCTCCAGGTTTCGCTTCAACCAGTCGTGGTTCAGTGTCAGCGGGCTGACCACGTAGGCATCCGCGGCAAAGGCCACCAGGCCGATGCGATCGTACTCCCGCTTACCGATGAAGTCGTCGACCACCCGCTTGGCGGCATCGAGGCGGGTGACGATATCATCCTGGGTCGAGAGATCGAGTGCGCGCATGGAGCCCGAGAGGTCGAGCGTGACCACGATGTCGATGCCTTCGGCTTCGGAGCTTTCATTCATCTTGCCGAACTGCGGTCGGGCCAGTGCAACAACCAAGGTGGCCAGCGCCAGCAGACGGAGCCCGAAAAGGAACTTGCCCGGGCGGCTTCGGCGATCGCGACTGACGGATCGGGCCAGTGCGGTGCTGGAAAAGCGCACGGCCGCCTCCGGGCCCATGCGCCCCGCCCACCATGCGAGGACGGGAATCAGCAAGAGGAGTAAGAGGAAGGTCGGATCCTGGAACTGAAAAAAGGTCATGGCTGGTCGGTCGCCTCCTTTTTCTTCAGGTTATCAACGAGATGTTTGGCCGTATCCATAAGTTCGATACGTTGCTCATCGCTCAATGTGCGTCGGGCAAATTTGACTCCGTCGCAGTTTTCCAGAAAGTCATGAAGGGTGGTCTTCTCTTCCGGAGGCATTGGTAAGCGGGCGATGGCTTCCGCACTCGTTTTCGAGGTGACGGGCAGGCCCAGGCAGGCTTCCATGTAGCGGCGAACCGCGTTGGCGCAGAGCATGGCGTAGCGCTCATCGTCGGCTGCCTGGGAAGCGGCATCCAGTTCGGCCAGAGCCGCTGTATGTGGATCGACGGGGGTGGGTGCCCTGTTTTTTGAGCGCCGGTACAGCCAGATGAAGCCGCCGACAATGACCAGTATCGCAACTGCGGCCAAGACGATCTGCCAGATCTCGTAGCCACCGTTGACCTCGATCGGGCCGCGCACGTTTTCAAGGCCCGGGCCGTCTGGGAGCGCGGGAAGTTGCGGAGCGGTCGACTGTGCGATTGGAAACATTCAGTGTCGGTTGGAGCGGCGGGCGAAGAGTTGGCGCAGGGCAGGCAGGTAGGGGCCTTCCGTGCTGGCTTCAATCCAATCGAGGCCTTTCTTGCGCATGCCGGAATCGAATGCAGCCTGACGCTCGTCGGCCCGTTTCTGATAGCTTTCACGCACAGCGCGGCTGCCGGTGTCGAGTTCGACCATTTCGCCGGTTTCAGCATCCTCCAGAGTGATCAGGCCCACATTGGGAAGTTCACGCTCGCGCGGATCGGTCAGGGCAATGCTGATCAGGTCGTGGCGTTGGTTGGTCAGGGCCAGCGTGTTGAAGAGTTGCGCATCAACAGCTGAGTCGGAGGCCTGGCTTTCGAGAAAGTCGGAAATGAGGAAAACAACGGCCTTTCGGCGCTGGACCCGGTTGAGGTAATCCAGGGCGGCTTTATGATTGGTGGCCCGGCCGGCCGGTTCATAAAAGAGGATATCCCGAATGACGCGTAGGATGTGCCGCCGACCTTTTTTGGGCGGGATGTAGTGTTCCACATCATCGGTGTAGAGCAGCAGGCCGACCTTGTCGTTGTTTCGGGTGGCGGAGAAAGCGAGCACACTGGCAATCTCGGCGGCGCGTTCACGTTTACTTTGCTCGACCGATCCGAAGATTCCGGAGGCGCTCAAGTCGATCAGCAGCATGAGAGTGAGCTCCCGTTCCTCCCGATAAACCTTGATGAACGGCTTATCCATTTTGGCCGAGACGTTCCAGTCGATGGTACGCACGTCATCGCCGATGGCATACTCCCGCACTTCTTCAAAGTCCATGCCGCGCCCCTTGAACGAGCTGTGGTAGGCACCGGTGACGGAATCCGTAACAAGCTTTCGCGTACGGATCTCGAGGTGGCGGACCTTTTTAATGATGTCGGAGGTATTCACGAGTTGCGGGATACGTGTTGCGGGATTTTTTCACGGATCTCATTACGGCACCGGGACGGCATCGAAAATGGCGCCGACGAGGTCTTCACTGGTCATTTCCTCGGCTTCGGCTTCGTAGCTGGGGATGACGCGGTGGCGGAGCACGTCCATGCCGATATCCTTGATGTCCTGCGGGATGACGTAGGCCCGCCCCTGCATCAGCGCCCAGGCCTTGGCCGCCAGTGTCAGGCTGATGGTGGCCCGGGGGCTAGCGCCGAATTGAATGTACTGCCCGATATCGAGCTTGAATTGGGCGGGCTCACGACTGGCCAGAACGAGATCCACGATGTAGTCGCGAATCTTAGGATCGGTATAGACCTCGTTGACATGCTGGCGCGCGTTGCAAATGGCCTCGAGCGAGGTAACGGCGTTGACATCTAGCTTCGGAGCGGTCGAGGCCATGCGGTCGAGAATCTCCCGCTCGTCCGTTTTGCCGGGATAGCCGACTTTAAGCTTAAGCATAAAACGGTCGACCTGCGCTTCGGGCAATGGGTAGGTACCTTCCTGGTCGATGGGGTTTTCGGTCGCGAGCACGAGGAAAGGCTCGGGCAAGGGATAGGTCTCGTCGCCGAGCGTGACCTGCCGCTCCTGCATGGCTTCAAGGAGCGCGCTTTGCACCTTGGCGGGCGCACGGTTGATCTCGTCGGCCAAAATCAGGTTGGCAAAGATCGGGCCCTTGCGGGTGTGAAAGCTTTCCTCTTTAGGACTGTAGATGAGGGTGCCGATGATATCGGCCGGGAGCAGATCCGGTGTGAACTGGATGCGCTTGAACTCCGCGTTAGTGGCTGAGGCGAGGGTGCGGATGCTTAGGGTCTTGGCCAGGCCGGGCACGCCTTCGAGCAAGACGTGGCCATTTGCAAGCAAGCCAACGAGCAAGCGGTCCACAAGATAATGCTGGCCCACGATGACCCGGCCAATCTCTTCACGGAGGGCCGGAATCCAGCTCGTGGCCTTCTTGAGTTTTTCTTCGGTTTCGGGGGAAGTTAAATCCTGATTCATATTGTTCGGTTAATAACGGAGTAAAGTTTTGAGGAGATAGAGACAGTCGGGAAAACACCTGGTTTCATGTCAATCGGATGATTGATCTTTAAAATAAAATGTGCCTTATTGGCACACATGCCCGCAACTATTTTAATTGTAGATGATGAGAAAAATACCCGGGAGGGTCTGGGACTTGCCTTGGAAGAGGACTACGAAGTCTACATGGCCTCCAGCGCGGAAGAAGCCTTTAACCTGATGGAGGCGGAGACCTTTGATGTGGTACTGACGGATTTGCGCATGGCCGGCAAATCGGGTCTTACGGTGATCGACAAAGCGATCAAGTTGCCGAACCACCCGATCTGTATCATGATGACGGCATACGGTAACGTCGAGACTGCGGTCGAAGCGATGCGCCGTGGGGCCTTTGATTTTCTGACCAAACCGGTGAGTCTGGAGAAGCTGGATCTCCTGATCAAACGCGCCCTGAAATCCCGCACCATCGAGGAGGAGAATGTCGTGCTGCACACACGGCTGGACAAAAAATACAAAT encodes the following:
- a CDS encoding DUF4381 family protein, producing the protein MFPIAQSTAPQLPALPDGPGLENVRGPIEVNGGYEIWQIVLAAVAILVIVGGFIWLYRRSKNRAPTPVDPHTAALAELDAASQAADDERYAMLCANAVRRYMEACLGLPVTSKTSAEAIARLPMPPEEKTTLHDFLENCDGVKFARRTLSDEQRIELMDTAKHLVDNLKKKEATDQP
- a CDS encoding VWA domain-containing protein: MTFEAPIWLALTPVLTLISISLVLLGWRKRSQLLGRFAAARLLDRLTEKASVQRRLLKSALIVAAVSLLGLALARPQYGVEWSERKARGLDIVFALDSSKSMLATDLRPTRLERGKLAILDLIDRLESDRIGLVAFAGQAFLQTPPTLDYGAFRESLNATDPSILSRGGSDLGRAIEEAAKAFPSETNVKVVVLLTDGEDLGGQALEAARTAAEDGIQIFTIGIGTPQGEYLRIRNEQGIEEFVRDRNDQPVRSQLDEATLQQIAQLTGGSYSRLGGSSLEALYDSVLATLPREERESELQEVRIERFQWLLTTALAFLILEIVIRSRRPRASQAALLLLSLLMVSPNPAEATPYNEAHTALTEGDYATANELYTEAMRQTNDRSLQRDALYNMGHATYQLGRADYDQGDAEGALKRIRSAEKLFESALELDPNDNTIRQDLERTRKVRETIEQFLEQQKEQENQQQEEQEQQDSEQSDEQDASDSEASEDQKEEGSEQENEQKQQQSQEGESGEQEQSGEEQSGQPQNEESQSGEQQEGEQDSESPSGQEEPSDEPSGSNQSEPGESDEQDTPEPTPGESQEENEETGESTEPVPQVGEPEESESGEQASGAAQSSANAQIEGMTIKEAQDLLDSLRGKEEILPFAKPTPGKGRPIQDW
- a CDS encoding DUF58 domain-containing protein, with amino-acid sequence MNTSDIIKKVRHLEIRTRKLVTDSVTGAYHSSFKGRGMDFEEVREYAIGDDVRTIDWNVSAKMDKPFIKVYREERELTLMLLIDLSASGIFGSVEQSKRERAAEIASVLAFSATRNNDKVGLLLYTDDVEHYIPPKKGRRHILRVIRDILFYEPAGRATNHKAALDYLNRVQRRKAVVFLISDFLESQASDSAVDAQLFNTLALTNQRHDLISIALTDPRERELPNVGLITLEDAETGEMVELDTGSRAVRESYQKRADERQAAFDSGMRKKGLDWIEASTEGPYLPALRQLFARRSNRH
- a CDS encoding vWA domain-containing protein — protein: MTFFQFQDPTFLLLLLLIPVLAWWAGRMGPEAAVRFSSTALARSVSRDRRSRPGKFLFGLRLLALATLVVALARPQFGKMNESSEAEGIDIVVTLDLSGSMRALDLSTQDDIVTRLDAAKRVVDDFIGKREYDRIGLVAFAADAYVVSPLTLNHDWLKRNLERLELGEIDGSGTAIGTALGASVNRLRDHQARSRIVILLTDGENNAGTLSPIGAAEAAKTYGVKVYTIATGKKGRVPVPQTDRSGRVVRDAEGKPVYRGRSDISNFDETELREIATMTGGKFFSATEDGDLERIYDEIDELETTEIELRSYASFTELFIWPALAGLVLLGLEQILRNTRYHRLP
- a CDS encoding AAA family ATPase, translated to MNQDLTSPETEEKLKKATSWIPALREEIGRVIVGQHYLVDRLLVGLLANGHVLLEGVPGLAKTLSIRTLASATNAEFKRIQFTPDLLPADIIGTLIYSPKEESFHTRKGPIFANLILADEINRAPAKVQSALLEAMQERQVTLGDETYPLPEPFLVLATENPIDQEGTYPLPEAQVDRFMLKLKVGYPGKTDEREILDRMASTAPKLDVNAVTSLEAICNARQHVNEVYTDPKIRDYIVDLVLASREPAQFKLDIGQYIQFGASPRATISLTLAAKAWALMQGRAYVIPQDIKDIGMDVLRHRVIPSYEAEAEEMTSEDLVGAIFDAVPVP